A stretch of Trichomycterus rosablanca isolate fTriRos1 chromosome 8, fTriRos1.hap1, whole genome shotgun sequence DNA encodes these proteins:
- the slc25a18 gene encoding mitochondrial glutamate carrier 1: protein MPEKKISLPAKLINGGVAGLVGVTCVFPIDLAKTRLQNQQGLRVYNGMVDCLIKTVRSEGYFGMYRGAAVNLTLVTPEKAIKLAANDVFRQKLSRDGKLPLWGEILAGCGAGTCQVVVTTPMEMLKIQLQDAGRLAAQRSVSTTAPASSASASLASTHTTVRRSATAITLDLLRTQGLRGLYRGTGATLLRDVPFSMIYFPLFAKLNAVGRNDNPQERAPFMQSFMAGCVAGSVAAVAVTPLDVIKTRIQTLQKGEGEDSYRGIIDCTRRILSREGASAFLKGATCRALVIAPLFGIAQGVYFLGVGEWVIGLFG, encoded by the exons CCTCCCAGCTAAGCTGATTAATGGGGGTGTGGCAGGTTTGGTGGGTGTTACCTGTGTCTTCCCTATCGATCTGGCTAAGACTCGGCTTCAAAATCAGCAGGGTTTACGTGTATATAATGGCAT GGTGGACTGTTTGATCAAGACGGTTAGGTCAGAGGGCTACTTTGGCATGTATAGAG GTGCTGCAGTGAACCTCACACTCGTAACTCCAGAGAAAGCCATCAAACTTGCAGCCAATGACGTCTTCAGACAGAAGCTCTCCAGAGATGG GAAATTGCCTTTATGGGGGGAAATCCTCGCAGGCTGTGGGGCTGGGACCTGTCAGGTGGTAGTAACCACCCCCATGGAGATGCTAAAAATACAGCTGCAGGATGCCGGCAGGTTGG CAGCCCAGAGATCTGTGTCAACCACTGCACCTGCATCCTCAGCCTCAGCCTCCCTGGCATCTACTCACACTACAGTGCGGCGTTCTGCCACGGCCATAACGCTGGACCTGCTAAGGACGCAGGGCCTTCGGGGCCTTTACAGGGGCACAGGGGCCACTTTGCTCAG GGATGTACCATTCTCTATGATCTACTTCCCGCTGTTTGCCAAACTAAATGCAGTGGGTCGGAATGATAACCCTCAAGAACGAGCTCCATTTATGCAGTCCTTCATGGCGGGGTGTGTAGCTGGTTCAGTAGCGGCTGTGGCAGTTACGCCACTGGATG tCATAAAGACTCGAATTCAGACCTTGCAAAAGGGAGAAGGAGAAGATTCATACAGGGGCATCATCGACTGCACAAG GCGCATTCTGAGTCGAGAGGGAGCATCAGCCTTTCTTAAAGGAGCAACTTGCCGAGCACTGGTTATTGCACCACTCTTTGGCATTGCCCAGGGTGTCTACTTTCTAGGTGTTGGCGAGTGGGTCATAGGGCTGTTCGgataa
- the atp6v1e1a gene encoding V-type proton ATPase subunit E 1a, with amino-acid sequence MALSDADVQKQIKHMMAFIEQEANEKAEEIDAKAEEEFNIEKGRLVQTQRLKIMEYYEKKEKQIEQQKKIQMSNLFNQARLQVLKARDDWIMDLLNEARKRLAEIAKDPSQYSSLLEGLILQGFYQLLEPKVTIRCRKEDVAMVEAAVQKNIAIYKETVKSKIEVHIDKDHFLSPDLSGGVEVYNANGKIKVSNTLESRLDLLAQQMMPEIRVALFGANQNRKFMD; translated from the exons ATGGCTCTCAGTGACGCCGATGTTCAGAAACAG ATTAAACACATGATGGCCTTCATAGAGCAAGAGGCCAATGAGAAGGCAGAGGAAATTGATGCAAAG GCAGAGGAAGAATTTAACATTGAGAAGGGGCGCCTTGTGCAGACTCAGAGGCTCAAAATAATGGAGTACTATGAAAAGAAAGAGAAGCAGATTGAGCAGCAAAAGAAAAT TCAGATGTCCAATCTGTTTAACCAGGCCAGACTGCAGGTGCTTAAGGCTCGGGATGATTGGATCATG GATCTTTTAAACGAGGCACGTAAACGGTTAGCAGAGATCGCCAAAGACCCATCCCAGTACTCATCTCTGCTAGAAGGATTAATACTACAG GGCTTTTATCAGCTGCTTGAGCCCAAGGTAACAATCCGCTGCCGAAAGGAAGACGTGGCCATGGTGGAG GCTGCTGTCCAAAAAAATATTGCCATCTACAAAGAAACAGTGAAGAGTAAAATTGAAGTCCACATTGACAAGGATCATTTTCTCTCACCTGATTT ATCTGGCGGTGTGGAGGTGTATAATGCTAACGGGAAGATCAAAGTGTCCAACACACTGGAGAGCAGACTGGATCTTCTTGCTCAGCAG ATGATGCCTGAAATCCGAGTTGCTCTGTTTGGTGCTAACCAAAACCGCAAGTTTATGGACTAA
- the cpa4 gene encoding carboxypeptidase A4, with protein sequence MRVWLAVFALFVAAHCRKVFIGDQVFRINAESEEQIQLLKRLEEDYVSKLDFWTHPVSTDLPVDIHVPYTSLGTVKTFLQQNKIPFHVMINDLQDLLNEEQKDLVKNALNQRSAKNINFAAYHTLETIYKWIDSLVADHPNLVSKLNIGNSYENRPMYVLKFSTGGSKRPAIWVDAGIHSREWVSVASAVWMANKMATDFGDDPSITSLLSQMDVYLLIVTNPDGYVYTHTNDRMWRKTRSINPGSICRGVDPNRNWDAGFGGPGASNNPCSDSYHGSSAHSEIEVKNIVDLVNSHGNFKAFISIHAYSQLLMYPYGYSCTAVSHQAELDLVGRKAVKALSSLYGTSYKVGSICKIIYQASGGSIDWTYNTGIKYSFAFELRDTGRYGFLLPANQIIPTASETWLALKYIMEYVRDHPY encoded by the exons ATGAGAGTCTGGCTagctgtttttgccctttttgtGGCCGCACATTGCCGCAAGGTCTTTATTGG AGACCAGGTTTTTAGAATTAATGCAGAATCTGAGGAACAAATTCAGCTCTTGAAGAGGTTAGAGGAGGATTATGTATCAAAG CTGGACTTCTGGACTCATCCTGTCTCAACAGACCTGCCTGTGGACATTCATGTTCCATATACCAGCCTAGGAACTGTCAAGACCTTTCTTCAGCAAAACAAGATCCCATTTCATGTCATGATCAATGATTTGCAG GACCTCCTGAATGAGGAGCAGAAAGATTTggtgaaaaatgcattgaaccAGCGTAGTGCAAAGAATATCAACTTTGCTGCATACCACACTCTGGAAACT aTCTACAAATGGATTGACTCCCTGGTGGCTGATCACCCTAATTTAGTTTCTAAACTGAATATTGGCAACTCTTATGAGAATCGTCCCATGTATGTACTGAAG TTCAGCACTGGAGGAAGCAAACGACCTGCAATCTGGGTTGATGCTGGAATCCACTCCAGAGAATGGGTCTCAGTGGCCTCCGCTGTGTGGATGGCTAACAAG ATGGCCACAGATTTTGGAGATGATCCTTCTATTACCTCTCTTCTGAGCCAAATGGATGTTTATCTGCTGATTGTGACCAACCCTGATGGCTATGTCTACACCCACACAAAT GATCGCATGTGGCGTAAGACTCGCTCTATCAACCCTGGTTCCATCTGCCGTGGTGTCGACCCCAACAGGAACTGGGATGCTGGCTTTGGTG GTCCTGGTGCAAGTAACAACCCATGTTCTGACTCTTACCATGGCTCATCTGCACATTCTGAGATTGAAGTGAAGAATATAGTGGACTTGGTCAACAGCCATGGCAACTTCAAGGCCTTTATCTCCATCCATGCCTACTCCCAGCTCCTCATGTACCCATATGGTTACAGCTGTACTGCTGTCTCTCACCAAGCTGAACTG gATTTAGTGGGCAGAAAGGCTGTGAAGGCTCTCAGCTCTTTATATGGAACTagctacaaagttggaagcatctgCAAAATCATCT ATCAAGCCAGTGGTGGAAGCATTGACTGGACTTACAACACTGGCATCAAATACTCCTTTGCCTTCGAGCTGCGGGACACCGGCCGCTATGGCTTCCTCTTACCTGCCAATCAGATCATTCCAACAGCATCTGAGACATGGCTGGCTCTTAAATACATCATGGAATATGTTCGTGATCACCCTTATTAG